The genome window GGCTTTCTTCTTCCGTGATCGGACGCGGACTCGCCCGCGGGTACCTGGAGCTGATTCGCAACACCCCCCTGTTGATCCAGCTCTACGTGATGTACTTCGTCCTCGGTCCCATTCTCGGCTGGGGACAGACCACGACGGCGATCGCGTGCCTGGCCGTGTTCCAGGGCGCCTACACGTCGGAGATCTTCCGGGCCGGCCTTGCCGCCATCCCCCGGGGGCAGGTCGAAGCGGGCGAGAGCCTGGGATTGTCGCGCGTCGACAACTACCGGTACGTCATCCTGCCCCAGGTGCTCCGCAACATGCTGCCGCCGCTAACCAACGAGGCGGTATCGCTCGTGAAGAACTCCTCCATCGTCAGCGTCATCGCCATCTTCGACTTGACCACGCAGGGCCGGAACCTCATCGCGGACACCTTTCTGACTTTCGAGATCTGGCTCACCGTGGCCGCGGTCTATCTGGCCGTGACCCTGGTCCTTTCCACCGCCGCGGCCATGGCCGAACGGAGCAGGGCGGGCACGTAATGTCAATACCCGATCGCGGGAAGAGAAGATTCCGGCCGACCCGGCTGGACGGGATACTGCTGGTTGGATTGGTTCTGGCGGCCGGCTGGCTGTGGTACCGCTCGGCCATTGGCGTGGCGTACCGCTGGGACTGGCCCCAGGCGCTTTCGACCGTATTCGCGTCCGGGGAAGCCGGCGAGACGCCCTTTTTCCTGACGGGGATATACGCGACCCTGCGGCTGAGCGCCTGGGGAGCGGTGCTGGCTACCATCCTGGGCGTCTTGATCGGCGTGGGAAGATACTCCGGCGTGCGCACCCTGCGGATGTTCTGCGGGACCTACATCCAGATCCTCCGCAACATCCCGCCCCTGGTGTTCATCTTCATCTTCTACTTCTTCATCAGCAGCCAGCTTATGCCCCTGCTCGGACTGGACGCCCTGTTCAACCGGCCCGCGGAAGAAGCGTCGGGATGGCAGCGTTTCCTCTTCGGTCCGCCGGCGCTCTGGGAGAATCTGATCTCCGGCGTGCTGTGCATATCCTTCATCAGCGCGGCGTACATCGCGGAAGTCGTCCGAGCCGGCCTGGCCGCCATCCCCCGGGGACAGTGGGAAGCCGGGGAAAGCCTGGGCATACCGGTCCTGGACCGTTACCGCTACGTCATCTTTCCCCAGGCGCTGGCGCGCATCGCCTCGCCACTGGCGGGCCAGTACATTTCCCTGGTGAAGGACTCTTCCATCGTCTCGCTCATCTCCGTCCAGGAACTGACCTTCGTCGGCTCGGAGATCGCCAATTCGAGCGGGCTGCTTTTCGAGGTGTGGCTGCTGGTGGCCTTCGTGTACTTCCTCCTCTGCCTGTCCCTGTCCGTCCTGCTGAGGCGGGTGGAACGGCGCGTGACCCGGCACTTTCACCAGTTTGCGTAGGATGGCTCAGCGGCGCCGGTTCTCCGCGTCGATTCCGCCGCGGAGCGGGTCGAAGACCTTCTTCACCGTTTCAAACTGGTGCTCCACGCTTGAAGGCCTTCCCAGCAACCGGTCGCTGACTATACGCGCCGCCACCGTGGCGTAAGCATTGCCCCGGCCCGTGAAACCGGCGACGATGTGGACGCCGGGCGTTTCCGTCTCGCCGACGAAGGGGCTGCTGTCGTAGGAGAATCCCATGACGCCGCCCCAGCGGTGGGTGCGGCCGAGACCGGCAAGGTAGGGGAAGATGCCGTTGAACGCCCGGTCGTTCGACCTCTGGACCGCCCGCGTAGGCTGTTCCTTGTATCCCCTGTACGTCCTGATCGGCCGGCCCCTGCGCCGGATAAAGTGAAACCCCCTTTCGGCGCGGACGTGGTGATTCCGCCCGCCGCCGAAGAGCAGCCGGCCGCCTTCGCCGGGTCCGTCGTGCAACTGCCGCCAGAAATCCCAGCCATCGTTGGCGTAGAAGACCCCGTTGAACAGGCGCTCTGTGGCGGGCTCCGTCGTGAAAACCTGTCCCCGGTGGGGGATGATGCGTCTTTCATATCGGGCATCGAGCTGGGGCGTGTAGGCGTTCATGCCCAGCAGCACGTGCTGCGTCCTGATCCGTCCGCCTGGGGTGTGGACCAGGAGACCTCCGGGCTTTGAAACCACCGCGCCGCGGCCATTCCGGATCGATCCACCACCGAACCGCTCGACTCCGTTAACCGGCGTATACTCGAAGAACCGGACGCCCAGTCCGCTTGCGGCGCTGGCGAGACCGCGCACGTACTTGACCGGGTGGAGTTCCCCGTCGAACCGGTTCCACAGGGCGCCGGCGAGCAGGGGGCTGCGCTTGAGGTCGTAGAGTCTGTCCTCGTCCAGATACTCCACCTCGAAACCATCCTCCCGGAGGAGGTTGTACGATTGGATGATCCGTTCCAGGGGGTCCGCGTGAGAACCGCGGTCCGGCCGCTTCATCGCCACCACGTAGCTGCCGTGCCGGTAGTAGTCGCACTGTATGTCGTACTTCTTCATGAGACCGGCCATGAGATCATGGTTCTCAAGGGCGATCGTCCACGCCTCCCGCGCCATGTCCCTGCCGTCCGTTCCGTACAGATCCGTCAATTCCTCCACGGCCTCGACATAGTACTCGTGGGTCCCCGCCAGCATGAACCCCCCGTTGCGGCCCGTCGCGCCCGAAGCGATCTCGCGGCGTTCAAGCACCGCCACGCGCGCGCCGCCTTCGGCCAGGAACAGGGCGCCGGTCACCCCCGTCACGCCGCCGCCGATAACGACGACGTCCACGTCCAGGTCCCCGGACAGGGGATCCGAGGGCGTGTAGGGCATGTCCAGCCAGTAGGAATCACGGATCATGGGCTGCTTTCTGAGTCACGAATATCGCTTCAGCGAATGATCATTGTAGGATAAACCAGACAGATTATTGAC of Gemmatimonadota bacterium contains these proteins:
- a CDS encoding FAD-dependent oxidoreductase; its protein translation is MIRDSYWLDMPYTPSDPLSGDLDVDVVVIGGGVTGVTGALFLAEGGARVAVLERREIASGATGRNGGFMLAGTHEYYVEAVEELTDLYGTDGRDMAREAWTIALENHDLMAGLMKKYDIQCDYYRHGSYVVAMKRPDRGSHADPLERIIQSYNLLREDGFEVEYLDEDRLYDLKRSPLLAGALWNRFDGELHPVKYVRGLASAASGLGVRFFEYTPVNGVERFGGGSIRNGRGAVVSKPGGLLVHTPGGRIRTQHVLLGMNAYTPQLDARYERRIIPHRGQVFTTEPATERLFNGVFYANDGWDFWRQLHDGPGEGGRLLFGGGRNHHVRAERGFHFIRRRGRPIRTYRGYKEQPTRAVQRSNDRAFNGIFPYLAGLGRTHRWGGVMGFSYDSSPFVGETETPGVHIVAGFTGRGNAYATVAARIVSDRLLGRPSSVEHQFETVKKVFDPLRGGIDAENRRR
- a CDS encoding amino acid ABC transporter permease is translated as MISLFRRPWVRRVLSNWIQPAAIAGILVFAVMRGAENINYRWQWYRVDDFLFTTENGAWSAGPLVQGLFVTLEISALSLFLTLVIGLSTALLRLSSSVIGRGLARGYLELIRNTPLLIQLYVMYFVLGPILGWGQTTTAIACLAVFQGAYTSEIFRAGLAAIPRGQVEAGESLGLSRVDNYRYVILPQVLRNMLPPLTNEAVSLVKNSSIVSVIAIFDLTTQGRNLIADTFLTFEIWLTVAAVYLAVTLVLSTAAAMAERSRAGT
- a CDS encoding amino acid ABC transporter permease; this translates as MSIPDRGKRRFRPTRLDGILLVGLVLAAGWLWYRSAIGVAYRWDWPQALSTVFASGEAGETPFFLTGIYATLRLSAWGAVLATILGVLIGVGRYSGVRTLRMFCGTYIQILRNIPPLVFIFIFYFFISSQLMPLLGLDALFNRPAEEASGWQRFLFGPPALWENLISGVLCISFISAAYIAEVVRAGLAAIPRGQWEAGESLGIPVLDRYRYVIFPQALARIASPLAGQYISLVKDSSIVSLISVQELTFVGSEIANSSGLLFEVWLLVAFVYFLLCLSLSVLLRRVERRVTRHFHQFA